From one Culex quinquefasciatus strain JHB chromosome 3, VPISU_Cqui_1.0_pri_paternal, whole genome shotgun sequence genomic stretch:
- the LOC119769304 gene encoding multisite-specific tRNA:(cytosine-C(5))-methyltransferase trm4b-like, with protein sequence MGGKLVYMTCSLNPNENESVLLAEMVEQCLVPTLKQSPGNRPPRTCKSRKTPAPEDLVKFNRFNLERCNLALLYQQNTGRFFIVLFEKKKKLLSEDFHQKPPSKACEAEPPQKKLKRYHRNPLNLLTRCREDKKKNIYWPRRDDLIKLLFKNDPEKPPEIEGLGEEGVGTVQMCVGVSADPFAVRNYYPPRRRFLTWA encoded by the exons ATGGGCGGCAAACTTGTTTACATGACCTGCTCGCTGAACCCGAACGAAAACGAATCCGTGCTGCTGGCGGAGATGGTCGAGCAATGCCTCGTTCCGACGCTCAAGCAAAGCCCTGGGAACCGACCACCAAGGACATGCAAATCCCGGAAAACTCCAGCTCCCGAGGACTTAGTCAAGTTCAACCGATTCAACCTCGAGCGCTGCAACCTCGCCCTCCTCTACCAACAAAACACCGGCAGATTCTTCATCGTCCTGTTTGAGAAGAAAAAGAAGCTGCTCTCGGAGGATTTCCATCAAAAACCGCCGTCGAAGGCCTGCGAAGCGGAACCACCCCAAAAGAAGCTAAAACGCTACCACCGCAACCCTCTCAACCTCCTCACTCGGTGCCGCGAAGACAAAAAGAAGAACATTTACTGGCCCAGGAGG GACGACTTGATCAAGCTGCTGTTTAAAAACGATCCGGAGAAGCCGCCGGAAATCGAAGGGCTGGGCGAGGAAGGAGTTGGAACTGTGCAGATGTGTGTCGGAGTATCGGCGGATCCGTTTGCGGTGCGGAACTATTATCCTCCTCGTAGGCGATTCTTGACGTGGGCCTGA